CCTGTCCGAGAGGCTTTTGCCACAGCATATCTGGCCATTCTTGAGGCAATAAACGAATATCTGATTGAAAAAAAGCAGATGACAAAGAAAGAGATTCCAAAGTCAGTGGATGGATATAGAGAAGCATTAAGAAAGCATCTGGCTATTCATAATGGAAAGTTGATGAGGGAGTTTGAAATGCTTTATGATGCTTTGCACATAGCAGGTTATTATAGAGGACTTATTTATAATACCCAGGCAGTCAAGGAGTATTTTAAGGCTGCAAAGGATTTTATTGAAAAAATTGGATAGAAGATGAACCGACAGCAAGGGGAAAAGAGATTAAAAGGTAGAATCGGTTAAGGGAGAGAAAGGATGTATAATACATACATACTTACTGGACTTTCGTAAATTTTATGCTATTTCTAAAATTCTCTTTATCCTTATCAATCTGTTTATTTTGTTCAAAGAGGGCAAAATTAGGCTCAAAAGCCTGATGATTTTTTTGCAACTTATTCTTTGAAATTGAGTTGATAAAAAATGCTTTACCTATTTTCTTCCTTTTGTGTCCTTTGCATTATTACTTTGTGCCCTTTGTGGTTTATCCTTTTTTAACCGCAAAGAACGCAAAGATTAAAGGTAAAAGGAATCATAGAAAATTCACGAAACTCCAG
The nucleotide sequence above comes from bacterium. Encoded proteins:
- a CDS encoding DUF5618 family protein, which produces MKESLRYLNNAKEILKSIPIEDNTYLDIKPVREAFATAYLAILEAINEYLIEKKQMTKKEIPKSVDGYREALRKHLAIHNGKLMREFEMLYDALHIAGYYRGLIYNTQAVKEYFKAAKDFIEKIG